One Natrinema salaciae genomic region harbors:
- a CDS encoding malectin domain-containing carbohydrate-binding protein, with protein sequence MVSERASAGRGEDAQTDYGTPGGTDRGTISRRQMLKTAGVGLGAMAIGTSGVTAQSAPEGYHVPTGEDAVGPRVIYLNDFGGEGDNPQGLIHFLQYVDYLRVEGIASTQPLPSSDEVHKQIDMYEEHWENYRTHSDFPSPDELRGLVTSAASSTQSGYEPSGVSETAQHIIDRAHADSDDPLYLAVGGSMTEVAQAVHEDPSITDSIRVTSVGSWNTDQDPNARDYLYNEHPDLWWVESDSAYTGTWTHTNADTCGYMQEHIHGVGALGEYWATIEPCCNGRGCWQTGDFFTYALLLHGDPDDPTSPSWGGRWNPTDHGSNYWTDIGGETIGRWADDYFADFARRLSWGVEPAEDPESQPPTTPGNLSSSNATLTSVDLSWDASTDSGGSGLAHYAVSIDGAHFVDVPAGTTSTTLSGLAPGTSYEVGVTAVDGVGNESGAATTSVSTTEGSVVTAINAGGDSYTSGDITYEADPLTTGSTNSTTDDIGGTSDDALYQTERYGEQFTYDLSVPDGTYAVQLLFAEIYHSSAGQRVFDVSVEGTEQLSEYDLYAAAGHDRATVETVQGVSVSDGSLTIEFTASVDNAKVSAIRVLSTDSDGGDELPAVGDNANRPTDPDGDGRYEDVDGDGQPTHRDVNALFENIDAEEVQNNPDAFDFDGNGRIGFSDVLELLRQV encoded by the coding sequence ATGGTAAGTGAACGTGCTTCGGCGGGGCGTGGTGAGGACGCCCAGACCGACTACGGGACGCCCGGGGGCACCGACCGAGGAACGATCTCGCGACGACAGATGCTGAAGACCGCCGGTGTGGGATTAGGGGCGATGGCGATTGGAACGTCGGGGGTGACCGCCCAATCCGCACCGGAGGGGTATCACGTACCGACGGGCGAGGACGCCGTCGGGCCACGCGTGATCTACCTGAACGACTTCGGTGGCGAGGGCGACAATCCCCAGGGGCTGATTCACTTCCTGCAGTACGTGGACTACCTGCGCGTCGAGGGAATCGCTTCTACCCAGCCCCTTCCGAGTTCGGACGAGGTCCACAAGCAAATCGACATGTACGAAGAGCACTGGGAGAACTACCGCACTCACTCGGACTTCCCCTCGCCAGACGAGCTTCGTGGCCTCGTCACGTCGGCTGCGAGTAGTACCCAGTCCGGGTACGAGCCGTCGGGCGTCAGTGAGACTGCACAGCACATCATCGACCGGGCGCACGCCGACAGCGACGATCCACTGTACCTGGCCGTCGGCGGCTCGATGACCGAGGTCGCCCAGGCGGTCCACGAGGACCCCTCGATCACGGATTCGATCCGTGTGACTTCGGTCGGCTCCTGGAACACCGACCAGGATCCCAACGCACGGGACTACCTCTACAACGAACACCCGGACCTCTGGTGGGTCGAAAGCGACAGCGCGTACACCGGAACGTGGACCCACACGAATGCGGACACCTGCGGGTACATGCAGGAGCACATCCACGGTGTCGGGGCGCTGGGCGAGTACTGGGCGACCATCGAGCCCTGCTGTAACGGTCGGGGCTGCTGGCAGACCGGCGACTTCTTCACCTACGCATTGTTGCTCCACGGCGATCCGGACGATCCGACGAGTCCGTCCTGGGGCGGTCGCTGGAACCCGACGGATCACGGCTCCAACTACTGGACCGACATCGGTGGAGAGACCATCGGCAGGTGGGCCGACGACTACTTCGCGGACTTCGCGCGGCGCCTCTCCTGGGGCGTCGAGCCGGCGGAAGATCCGGAGTCCCAGCCCCCGACGACGCCGGGGAATCTGTCCTCATCGAACGCGACGCTGACGTCCGTCGACCTGTCGTGGGACGCCTCGACCGACAGCGGTGGCAGTGGACTGGCCCACTACGCGGTGTCGATCGACGGGGCGCACTTCGTGGACGTGCCGGCAGGCACGACGAGCACGACACTGTCGGGTCTCGCGCCGGGGACGAGCTACGAGGTGGGCGTCACGGCCGTCGACGGCGTGGGCAACGAGTCCGGCGCTGCGACGACGTCGGTGTCGACGACGGAGGGGTCGGTGGTGACGGCGATCAACGCGGGCGGCGACAGCTACACGTCGGGCGACATCACCTACGAGGCGGACCCGCTGACGACGGGCTCGACGAACTCGACGACCGACGACATCGGGGGAACGAGCGACGACGCGCTGTACCAGACCGAGCGCTACGGCGAGCAGTTTACGTACGACCTCTCGGTGCCGGACGGGACGTACGCGGTGCAGTTGCTGTTCGCGGAAATCTACCACAGCAGCGCGGGCCAACGGGTCTTCGACGTCTCCGTCGAGGGGACCGAACAGCTCTCCGAATACGACCTGTACGCGGCGGCCGGCCACGACCGTGCGACGGTCGAGACCGTCCAGGGCGTGAGCGTCTCGGACGGTTCGCTGACGATCGAGTTCACCGCGAGTGTGGACAACGCGAAGGTGAGTGCGATCCGGGTGCTCAGCACCGACTCCGATGGCGGCGACGAACTTCCCGCCGTGGGTGACAACGCGAATCGGCCGACGGACCCGGACGGGGACGGCCGCTACGAGGACGTCGACGGCGACGGCCAGCCGACCCACAGGGACGTCAACGCCCTCTTCGAGAACATCGACGCCGAGGAGGTTCAGAACAACCCCGACGCGTTCGACTTCGACGGGAACGGTCGAATCGGCTTCTCGGACGTTCTCGAACTACTGCGACAGGTGTAG